The segment TAAGGTATTAGCCTTATAAGATCAAAACCAAAATAAAACCGTATTTCCTTGGGTATAAACAGGGCTACTCCAAGCAACAGTCCATAACCCAATATTTCATTAATCATTGTGTATCTAAAAACGAATCCAGTCCAATCGTTTTTAGCAGAATTATCTAGCACTAGGAGTCTTTTCATCGACGACTGCTCCCATCCTATTAGGATTCGTTCAATAATTATCAACGTGAGTGGAATTAATATGAGTATCAATATCAGCTCATACGATTCGGAAAAATAGTCGACATAGTGATCTATGAATTTCCCAAAAAAATTGACTATCAAATCTCGAAATCCTCCCATCAATAAATATTACAAATAATTGTCAAGTTTGTTGTTACGATGTAAAATTGCCTCTTTTTTTCTAATAAATTGCTGATCTAAAGTCACGAAGATAATGACAAATATTTCTGTTAGTATAATAATACCCTGCTACAACGGAAGTCAACATTTAGCTCCTGCCATTCAAAGTGTTTTGGATCAGCAAATAGCAAATAGTCAAATAATTGTAGTTGATGACGGTTCCACTGATAATTCGGTTGAGATTGCTTCTGCCTTCGACCATGTGCAAACAATACAACAACCCAACGCTGGTCCAGCGGCAGCCAGAAATAGAGGTATATCAATTGCAGAAGGTGATTTCATAAGCTTCCTTGATGCGGATGATCTATATCCCAAAAACAAGCTAAAGAATCAACTGGACTATTTGAACAAAAACCCAGAGATTGAGCTTGTCTCTGGCAGAATAAAATGCATTGGTAACAACGCCGATCACATGTTCTCCAAAATTTATGAAAATAGTGAAGAAAAAACCATGCTTAATTTCCACCTTGGAGCAGGTCTTTATAGAAAACATACAATAGATAAAATTGGATATTTCGATGAAGATTTGAAATACGCGGAAGATGTAGACCATTGGTTCAAAATAGTAGAACAAGGCATCTCATACCATTTTCTACCAGAGGTTACCCTCTTGCACACGCGTCATGAAAATAATATGACCAATTCCTCTCACGCAATACAAACCCCATACCTTATTCGTGCAGTCAAAAAGAGTATGGATCGAAGGAAAAAACTAGCTAAATTCGAAATGCCTGAGTTTTTTAAAAACACCCTTTCTCATCGAAACAAGTAATTAACCTTTCCAATCACAACAGAGACAAAGCAAGAGTAAAATGTTTTAATACTATTACTCCTCCCGCTCGTAGATCATCTTGCCACGCTCGTCCCATTCACGGATGATGTAAGGTCTAAACTCTTCATCAAAGGGGTCTTTGGAGTAAATAATTTCACGTTTTCGACGGTTTCTTTGATCGTAATATTCTCGCCAGATCCCTATGCGATGATCGAATTGATACTCACCATAAGCTGCCAGATTGCCGCTTTCATGAAAAGCATAATAGTTACCCTCCTTCTCTCCGAAATGCACTGGTATAATTTCCTTGAGTTGGCGTTCGTCGCGGTTGTGGTAGGCTACCAGCGACTCCTTAGGCCATCCTTTGTAGTATTTTTCTTTGCTTTGCAGGATGTTGTGCTTGTTCCAAGTGGACCAACGCCCATGTTTGACGCCCATGTAGAAGATCCCCTCTTCGATCACCTCATCATCGACCATCTTCTTGTAGGGCCCATGTAAGATGCCTGCATTGTCTTTGTCTATTTTTCGAGAATTAATGATTTTTCGCTTTCTGAAATCATACCAATAGACATCCCTCACATAAGGAACTGGCTCTTCATAGTGTTTGAGATAAGAAAACAATTCCATCACTTCATTGTCTCCAAAACCCGATCTAGTAAAACCCTTTCTGGTCTTCTTCCCAAAGTACACATTGCGTTTGGGTTTCTTTTTCTTCAAGACAATTTCACGATCCTCTTCCTCTGCATCCATGTCTACCGTGAGTGGCGCTTCGTATTGTGTCTCTAGTAGTTCTTCATCACTCACATACTCTTGGGCATAGGTATTTAGACTCTGTGTCATGCAGCCAATCACCAATAAGTATAAGAATTTCATTTTCATATAAGTAAAGCTAAATGCTATTATAATAAAAAACCTCTGAGCAAGCTCAGAGGTTTCACTTTTTTCAAGCTATCTGAGTTTACTCAGCACTAATTTCGATAGACCGATTGATAAACTGTGTCAATGCCTCTCCTACCAACAGCCCTTGAGACAACAAAGCCAAGTCATACGCTTGTCTCGCCAAAGTCTCTTTGTTCTCTTCTTTCTTAGATTTCAAAATCTTGGAAACCAAGGGGTGGTTTGCATTGACTGCTACATTGTACTGATCTGGGAAGTCCCCCATCATCATCATACCACCACCGCCGTTGCGCTGCATGTCCTTCATTCTACGCATGAACTCGGGCATGGTCACGATCACTGGCATCTCATCTGCTGCCAATGACTCCACGCTGACAGTTGAGTTCTTGTCATTGATAGATTTTTCAAATAACTCCTTGGCCTTTTCTTTGTCAGAATCAGACAATACAGATTCTATTTTCTCATCCTTGTCTATCAACTTGTCCACTGTATCCGCATCCACACGCTTCAACTGGGTTTTGTCCATTTTGTGCTCCAACGTCCCTATAAAGTGTGAATCCAATGGCCCATCCATTTTCAAAACATCATAAGACTTCTTTTTCACAGATTGGATAAATGCGTGCTGCTTGGCAGGCTCGGTCGCGTACAGATAGATGATGTTGCCATCTTTGTCCTTCTGAAGCGTTTCTGTCTTGGTTTTGTATTCATCGAAAGTAAAATACTGACCATCTACGTTTTCGAGCAATGCAAAATCCTTTGCTTTGTCGTAGAACTTCTCATCACTGAGCATACCATATTTCACGAATAGTCCAATATCTGACCATTTCGTCTCGTATTCTTTTCTATCCTTCTTGTACAAGTCGCTCAACTTGTCAGCCACTTTTTTGGTGATGTAAGAGTTAATTTTCTTCACATTGCTATCGGCCTGCAAAAAGCTTCTGGATACGTTGAGCGGGATGTCTGGTGAATCAATAACCCCATGTAGCAACATCAAAAATTCTGGCACTACATCTTTCACTTCATCGGTGATAAATACCTGACGAGAGTACAGTTGAATCTTGTTCTTTTGCAACTCAATATCCTTTTTCACTTTAGGGAAATACAAGATACCTGTCAAATTGAATGGATAATCTACATTGAGGTGAATCCAGAAGAGTGGCTCTTCTGAGAAGGGATACAATTCTCTATAGAATGACAAATAATCTTCGTCCGTCAAATCCGCTGGAGATTTGGTCCATAATGGCACAGGATTGTTGACAATGTTGTCCTTTTTGACCGTTTTGTATTTTGGCTTATCTTCATCGTCCTTGCCATCCTCTACACGCTCATCCCTCTCACCAAACTTCACCGCTACAGGCAAGAATTTACAGTATTTGTCCAAGATGCCCTGGAGTCTGCTTTCATTCAAAAACTCTTCAGAATCTTCGGTATTGACATGCAGTATGATATCTGTACCTCTCTCAGTTCTATCACCCGCTGTGATCTCAAACTCTGTCGATCCATCACAAATCCATCTAGCCGGTTGTGAACCTTCGACATGAGAAAGAGAATTGATTTCTACTTTTTCGGCAACCATAAAAGCCGAGTAAAATCCTAAGCCAAAGTGGCCAATGATTTGCTGCTCATCACCTTTGTCCTTGTATTTTTCCACAAACTCGGTCGCACCACTGAATGCGATCTGGTTGATGTATTTCTTGATGTCATCGGCAGTCATACCAATGCCTCGGTCGCTGATCGTAATGATCTTTGCCTCTTTGTCAAAGCTCACTTCCACTTTCAAATCCCCCAATTCGCCTTTGAACTCACCGATCCCAGCGAGCTGCTTGAGTTTCTGGGTAGCATCTACCGCATTGGAAACCAATTCTCTCAAAAAGATCTCGTGATCGGAATAAAGAAACTTCTTGATTATTGGAAAAATATTCTCGGTATGAATCGAAATATTACCTTTCTCTTGCATGGTGTATTTGTGTTTTACTATTTGGTTAATACTAAAATATTCTCACCGCCCTATGACAAAACTCATTCCAAAATAGAAATTGATCTAATCCGTGACAGGATGACAGAAAATGGCAGGCAGGAGTGGCAGGGTAGGAGTCAAAACAGGATATGTTAATTGTGGAGATTCTCAACCTTACATTCATTAGTAACCTAAATCCCCTTCATTCAATTGTAACCCCATTCAGTCCATTCATATTAGATAAACTGCCTTTTTCTTGGAGCAATCGGACAGCATTTCTAATTTTGCAAACATAACCCCACAAATAAAAATGTAAAATATAATTTCTTTTCAGACAATACAGACAGCAGGCTCATCACGGGCGTGCCTATTTATTCATCTTCCAAAAAAGAAATTATGTTTACTCTTCATAGCGTTACTTACGCGCATCCCAACAAGGATATGCTGTTTGACGACATCAGTCTTACAGTCAATACTCACGACAAAATAGCCCTGATCGGCAACAATGGAGCTGGAAAATCCACGCTACTGAAAATCATAGCTGGTGAGCTACCTGTCTCTGATGGAGTCATAAAAGTCGATATTCAACCCTATTATGTTCCACAAATCTTCGGACAATACAATCATCTGACCATTGCGCAGGCATTGAGGATAGACCGAGAACTTCAGGCTCTTCAAGAAATATTGGGTGGTCATGTCACGGATGAGAATATGTCCATCCTCAATGACAATTGGGATGTTGAAGTCCGCTGCACAGATGCATTGCGCTATTGGGAGTTGGATGATCTGGACTTAAACCACAAAATGGAAACCTTGAGTGGCGGACAAAAGACGAAAGTTTTCCTTGCAGGTATATCCATTCATCAACCTGACTTGGTACTGTTAGACGAACCGAGTAATCACCTAGATGTATCTGGCAGACAGCTATTGTATGATTTTGTGCAATCCACATCTAGCACCTTAGTGGTAGTGAGTCATGACAGGAGATTACTGAATATTTTGGACACGGTATGTGAGTTGAGTAAGCGAGGCATAACAGCCTATGGCGGTAACTATGACTTTTATATCACGCAAAAGCAAATAGAAGTTTCTGCTTTGAACCAAGACATTCACAGCAAAGAAAAGGCATTGCGAAAAGCGAAAGAAAAAGAACGGGAAACCAAAGAACGCCAGCAAAAACTGGACGCACGAGGGAAAAAGAAACAAGAAAAGGCTGGTGTATCAAGGATCATGATGAATACACTGCGCAACAACGCCGAAAATAGTAGCTCCAAAGCTAAAAGTGTTCATGCTGAAAAGATTGGTGGCATTGCTGGGGAATTGCATGAGTTGCGCGCTACTGTGTCAGATCTGTCCAAAATGAAATTTGGGTTGAACAACTCCTCCATGCACAAAGGCAAGGTACTGTTCACCGCCACTGATGTCAATTTTAGTTACGGTGCTACACCGCTATGGAAGGAGAAGCTCAACATCCAAATAACAAGTAGCGAACGTATAGCACTGAAGGGATCAAACGGCTCAGGAAAAACCACATTGATCAAACTCATTTTGGGAGACTTGGAGTCAATGTCTGGAACGATTTACCATGCAGAAAACAAATCTGTTTACATTGATCAAGACTATTCTTTGGTTGACAACACTCTCAAAGTGTACAAGCAAGCCCAGCAATTCAATACTACGGCATTACAGGAACACGAAATCAAAATTAGGCTCAATCGCTTTTTGTTTTCCCAAGAAGATTGGGACAAACCGTGTAGTGCCTTGAGTGGAGGAGAAAAAATGCGCTTGATGCTCTGCGGACTGACCGTCAACAGTCAATCACCCGATCTCATCATCTTGGACGAACCGACCAACAATCTGGACATCCAAAATATTGAAATCCTAACAGCTGCGCTCAACGAATACCAAGGAACGCTGATAGTAGTGTCTCATGACGAATCTTTCTTGGAACAAATCAACATCCAGCGAGCAATCAAACTCTGAATTGTATATTGTATCATTGGATGCGCATAGAAAATAATGCTATGCCTATGGAAATAATTTTTCTAAGCATAGAATTATTTTCTATGCTTATGGGATTGGAAAGCGATAAGCATAGCTTTCTAATCCTATAAGCATGAAATCGAAAAACCAATATTTCTATAGCTAATAAGAGAGATTGACACAGGTTTTCAATCCGATGACAAATTCTAAATTAATTCCAAATTGAAAGGTTAATTTGTACTCATGAAGATTCTGATAGTCGAAGATGAGGAAGAACTGGTCGCAGATATTTCCAAATACCTGACGGGAGAAAATTATCTATGTGAGACTGCCAAGACCTACCAAGAGGCCATCGACAGGATACATGCCTACGCTTATGACTGCATCCTGCTAGACCTCATGTTGCCCGGAGGAGATGGAATCCAACTATTAGAGTACCTCAAAGCACAACACAAACAAGATGGTGTCATCATCATCTCTGCCAAAAACTCTCTGGAAGACAAAATCAAGGGATTGCAAATAGGTGCAGATGATTATCTGGCCAAGCCATTTCATCATGCGGAATTGGCGGCACGCATCCATTCGGTGATCAGGAGAAAGCAGTTTGACAACTCCAATACACTAACGCAAAACGAAATCACGATTGACCTGCTCTCCAAAACTGTACGCATCTCAGAGGAAAATATCGTACTGACTCGGAAAGAATACGATCTGTTACTATTTTTTATCGGCAACAAAAACAGGATCTTGTCCAAGAGTGCCTTGGCAGAGCATCTATCAGGTGATTTTGCTGACATGTTTGACAACCACGATTTCGTCTATGCACATGTCAAGAACCTGAAACGAAAACTCAAAGAGCATCAATATGGTGACTACATCAAAACCATCTATGGCTCAGGTTACAAATGGGAAATATGACCAAACTACTCGACAAGCCCTTTAGGATTTTCACAGTGTATGCACTGATTATATTGATTGGGAGTGTGCCTGTGTACTACATCGTCGTAGATCATATCTGGCTCCACGAGCTAGATGAGCACAATCTGATCATCAAAGACCGTATCATTGGCTACTTTGATCAACAAACGATAGATTCCACTGAACTACGACAGACAATCAATGCATGGAAGATCATGCAGCCTGGCACTAGTTTGAATCTAGTCCAAGAAATAGGACAAGACAGCATCTATGAAATCACCAAGCAAAACATATACGCTCCAGCGTTTGAAATCGATCGGTTCAGAGGCTACCAGACTTACCTTCATATCAATGGTCTGCCCTACCGCATGATCATAGAGACCAATATCGAAGAGGCTGACGAAACACTTGTCGCCATTGCCGTGGTGACCATTGCATTTTTCATCCTTTTGGTGATCGGGTTCATCTATCTCAACAAAAGAATAGCCAAAGGAATTTGGCATCCCTTTCACCAAACTTTACAGACACTACAGTCCTTTGATCTCAGTCAGGACAATAGTATCGCACTGGGCGAAACTGATATTGAGGAGTTTGCGCAACTCAATACCGCCTTGAGCGAGTTGGTCGCACAGAACATCTCCGTCTATCAGCAACAAAAGGTATTCATCGAGAATGCCTCTCACGAATTGCAAACACCACTGGCGATCCTCAAGTCAAAACTGGACATCCTCCTACAACAGGACAACTTGACCCAGCAGCAATCTGACTTGCTCAACGCTATTGGCTTGCCATTGTCCCGAATCAGCCGGATCAACAAAAATCTATTACTGCTAGCCAAGATAGAAAACAGTCAATTCAACGCAAATGAAGAAATTGATCTCACACAACTCATAGACAAAACCATCCATCTATTTGCGGACTATTTTGATGAGAAAACATTGAACATTTCCTTTCAATACAAAACCCCATTAACTATCGTGTGCAGTCCCTACCTCGCCGAGACATTGATTCACAACCTGCTATCCAATGCCATCAGACATAGTCCAGTAGGCGGAACAGTACAAATCCATGTAGCAGATCAAAAATTGAGCATTCAAAACACAGGAACAGCATCTCTCAAAGTCGAGAAACTATTCCAGAGGTTCGCCGTCTCTACAGCCGAAACCACCAACAGTGGCTTAGGACTGGCTATCGTCAAGGAGATTTGTGCGCGCTATCATTGGGAGGTATCTTATGATTTTCAATCTAATTTTCACATTTTTTCGGTGAGCTTCCCTAAATTCTAAATCTCTTCTAAATCGGTTTGCAGTTTTGTCTCATAAATTTTTCAACATAAAGATCAAAGACAATGAACAAGCCGATTTTAGTCCTAGGCATATGCCTATCATCCCTGATGTCCTGTGGCCATGAGGATCAAGTACCACAAAAGGTATTGACAGCTTTTCATCAAAAATTCCCGCAAGCCAAGGATGTAGAATGGGAACTTGAAAAAGAAGACGACATGGAATGGGAAGCCGAATTCAACGTAAATGACATGGAATACTCTGCCAATTTTGATCCTGAGGGCACTTGGCATGAGACAGAGCATGACATCAAATTCCATGAAATTCCACCTATAGTGATTAGTACCATCCAACACGATTTCGCAGATTCAGATTTTAAAAAGGCTGAAATCTCTGAGACTCCCAAAGGACAATTCTATGAGATAGAATTGATCCAAGGGGAAACAGAAATAGAACTGACTTTGAATGATAAAGGAGAAATCACTTACAAAGTGACTACATTAGAAGAGGAAGAATATGAAAATTAGCATTTGCACGATTGCACTTTTTTGTCTGTTCCATACAGGATTGTTTGCTCAAAACTCAACCATAAGTATCTCAGGCACAATCAAAGATAAAGTCTCTCAGGAGGCTTTGTCTTATGTCAATGTGATACTCAAAAACAGCAAAGACTCCACCTTCGTCACAGGATCCATCACCAACGACCAAGGATTATTCACACTAGAAGCTCCTAAGTCTGGCGAATACCTCGTGGAAATTTCCTTCCTAGGCTATCTCACAATACAGCAAAAAACATTCATAGGTTCTCAATCAAAGTACCTTGATTTAGGAGATACTCAGCTAGAGGAAGATGTGCAAACTCTAGGAGAAGTGATCGTCACAGGACAGCAAGATGCCGTCTCTGAGACCATGGACAAAAAGACCTACACCGTGTCTGACAACATCAGCCAGAGTGGTGGCTCAGTCCTACAATCCATGAGCAATCTACCAGGCGTCACGGTACAAGATGGCAAGATTCAACTCAGAGGAAATGAGAAAATAACGGTACTCATAGACGGAAAGCAAACTGCCCTCACTGGCTTTGGTAGCCAAACTGGCCTAGACAATCTGCCTGCCTCAGCCATCGAGAAAATAGAAATCATCAACAACCCATCTGCCAAATATGACGCCAACGGCAATGCAGGCATCATCAACATCGTGATGAAAAAAGAAAAAAAGACCGGCCTCAATGGCAAAGCCGGTCTCAGTACGGGACTCGGCGCACTCTGGGTAAGGAAAGAGAACCTACCTACCATCAGACCTCAATATCAGATGACACCCAAAATCAACCCTTCTCTGTCACTCAACTACCGTAAGGATAAAGTCAACTTCTACCTACAGGCAGACAATCTATACACCCAGACACTCAACAAAAACGAATTTGTCACACGGACATACGATGATGGCACTGTGATACATCAGCAGTCCAAACGCAATCGAAACACGAACTTTTTTACTTCCAAGGCAGGTCTAGATTATCAAATATCGGATGTCAACAGTTTCAGCGCTTCAGTACTATTTGGGAGTGAAAAAATAATCGACCATGGAGATGAGCCCTTCTTCAATCAAGATTTATCCCAAAGATTAAGGCTTTGGCAATATGTAGAAGACGAACTAAAGACTACAGCCATGGCTACAGGTAGTTTTCAACACCAGTTCAGGCAACCTGGTCACACGCTGTCTGCAGGGCTCAACTACACTTTCCACAGAGAAAACGAGCAATATTTCTTCGACAACATTCTTCCTAGTTCCAGCAGCAAGGATGCTTTCAAACTCCTCTCAGACGAGCATGTGGCAGATCTCATGATCGATTATGTGCGTCCTCTCAGATACGGACGGGTCGAAACAGGATTGAAATTTCGCAAGCGAGTGATACCTACCGATATGCAGTTCTTCCCAGGCACTAACTCTCCATTGGATGCTGACGCTGGCGGTTGGGCAACCTACAACGAGACGATACCGGCACTGTATGGGAAC is part of the Reichenbachiella agarivorans genome and harbors:
- a CDS encoding toxin-antitoxin system YwqK family antitoxin, with product MKFLYLLVIGCMTQSLNTYAQEYVSDEELLETQYEAPLTVDMDAEEEDREIVLKKKKPKRNVYFGKKTRKGFTRSGFGDNEVMELFSYLKHYEEPVPYVRDVYWYDFRKRKIINSRKIDKDNAGILHGPYKKMVDDEVIEEGIFYMGVKHGRWSTWNKHNILQSKEKYYKGWPKESLVAYHNRDERQLKEIIPVHFGEKEGNYYAFHESGNLAAYGEYQFDHRIGIWREYYDQRNRRKREIIYSKDPFDEEFRPYIIREWDERGKMIYEREE
- a CDS encoding response regulator transcription factor; protein product: MKILIVEDEEELVADISKYLTGENYLCETAKTYQEAIDRIHAYAYDCILLDLMLPGGDGIQLLEYLKAQHKQDGVIIISAKNSLEDKIKGLQIGADDYLAKPFHHAELAARIHSVIRRKQFDNSNTLTQNEITIDLLSKTVRISEENIVLTRKEYDLLLFFIGNKNRILSKSALAEHLSGDFADMFDNHDFVYAHVKNLKRKLKEHQYGDYIKTIYGSGYKWEI
- a CDS encoding glycosyltransferase family 2 protein; translated protein: MTNISVSIIIPCYNGSQHLAPAIQSVLDQQIANSQIIVVDDGSTDNSVEIASAFDHVQTIQQPNAGPAAARNRGISIAEGDFISFLDADDLYPKNKLKNQLDYLNKNPEIELVSGRIKCIGNNADHMFSKIYENSEEKTMLNFHLGAGLYRKHTIDKIGYFDEDLKYAEDVDHWFKIVEQGISYHFLPEVTLLHTRHENNMTNSSHAIQTPYLIRAVKKSMDRRKKLAKFEMPEFFKNTLSHRNK
- a CDS encoding outer membrane beta-barrel family protein, which gives rise to MKISICTIALFCLFHTGLFAQNSTISISGTIKDKVSQEALSYVNVILKNSKDSTFVTGSITNDQGLFTLEAPKSGEYLVEISFLGYLTIQQKTFIGSQSKYLDLGDTQLEEDVQTLGEVIVTGQQDAVSETMDKKTYTVSDNISQSGGSVLQSMSNLPGVTVQDGKIQLRGNEKITVLIDGKQTALTGFGSQTGLDNLPASAIEKIEIINNPSAKYDANGNAGIINIVMKKEKKTGLNGKAGLSTGLGALWVRKENLPTIRPQYQMTPKINPSLSLNYRKDKVNFYLQADNLYTQTLNKNEFVTRTYDDGTVIHQQSKRNRNTNFFTSKAGLDYQISDVNSFSASVLFGSEKIIDHGDEPFFNQDLSQRLRLWQYVEDELKTTAMATGSFQHQFRQPGHTLSAGLNYTFHRENEQYFFDNILPSSSSKDAFKLLSDEHVADLMIDYVRPLRYGRVETGLKFRKRVIPTDMQFFPGTNSPLDADAGGWATYNETIPALYGNYIYETKKIEAELGLRLEYFKLQYDVNPGHNTYKSDGYDYTQPFPSIRFAYKINDNNRLTTFYNRRVDRPNEVDIRIFPKYDDAEIIKVGNPALRAQFTDAIEIGYKTNWNTGYFYSALYHRMANATISRISTTVDSTNLIYAVFQNIGKSYNSGLEIVFSQEVNDWLLLNLNLNGYHNQINAYTVTNLYPVENVFSVDKQEMFSGNIKLNSTFQISSRIEAQLTAIYLAPDLIPQGRIGARYTLNMGIKSSIQDGKGELFLNATDLLNSMVIKQTIDGNNFSYTSSNYYETQVIRLGYNYKF
- a CDS encoding sensor histidine kinase codes for the protein MTKLLDKPFRIFTVYALIILIGSVPVYYIVVDHIWLHELDEHNLIIKDRIIGYFDQQTIDSTELRQTINAWKIMQPGTSLNLVQEIGQDSIYEITKQNIYAPAFEIDRFRGYQTYLHINGLPYRMIIETNIEEADETLVAIAVVTIAFFILLVIGFIYLNKRIAKGIWHPFHQTLQTLQSFDLSQDNSIALGETDIEEFAQLNTALSELVAQNISVYQQQKVFIENASHELQTPLAILKSKLDILLQQDNLTQQQSDLLNAIGLPLSRISRINKNLLLLAKIENSQFNANEEIDLTQLIDKTIHLFADYFDEKTLNISFQYKTPLTIVCSPYLAETLIHNLLSNAIRHSPVGGTVQIHVADQKLSIQNTGTASLKVEKLFQRFAVSTAETTNSGLGLAIVKEICARYHWEVSYDFQSNFHIFSVSFPKF
- the abc-f gene encoding ribosomal protection-like ABC-F family protein, whose product is MFTLHSVTYAHPNKDMLFDDISLTVNTHDKIALIGNNGAGKSTLLKIIAGELPVSDGVIKVDIQPYYVPQIFGQYNHLTIAQALRIDRELQALQEILGGHVTDENMSILNDNWDVEVRCTDALRYWELDDLDLNHKMETLSGGQKTKVFLAGISIHQPDLVLLDEPSNHLDVSGRQLLYDFVQSTSSTLVVVSHDRRLLNILDTVCELSKRGITAYGGNYDFYITQKQIEVSALNQDIHSKEKALRKAKEKERETKERQQKLDARGKKKQEKAGVSRIMMNTLRNNAENSSSKAKSVHAEKIGGIAGELHELRATVSDLSKMKFGLNNSSMHKGKVLFTATDVNFSYGATPLWKEKLNIQITSSERIALKGSNGSGKTTLIKLILGDLESMSGTIYHAENKSVYIDQDYSLVDNTLKVYKQAQQFNTTALQEHEIKIRLNRFLFSQEDWDKPCSALSGGEKMRLMLCGLTVNSQSPDLIILDEPTNNLDIQNIEILTAALNEYQGTLIVVSHDESFLEQINIQRAIKL
- a CDS encoding PepSY-like domain-containing protein, yielding MNKPILVLGICLSSLMSCGHEDQVPQKVLTAFHQKFPQAKDVEWELEKEDDMEWEAEFNVNDMEYSANFDPEGTWHETEHDIKFHEIPPIVISTIQHDFADSDFKKAEISETPKGQFYEIELIQGETEIELTLNDKGEITYKVTTLEEEEYEN
- the htpG gene encoding molecular chaperone HtpG; translated protein: MQEKGNISIHTENIFPIIKKFLYSDHEIFLRELVSNAVDATQKLKQLAGIGEFKGELGDLKVEVSFDKEAKIITISDRGIGMTADDIKKYINQIAFSGATEFVEKYKDKGDEQQIIGHFGLGFYSAFMVAEKVEINSLSHVEGSQPARWICDGSTEFEITAGDRTERGTDIILHVNTEDSEEFLNESRLQGILDKYCKFLPVAVKFGERDERVEDGKDDEDKPKYKTVKKDNIVNNPVPLWTKSPADLTDEDYLSFYRELYPFSEEPLFWIHLNVDYPFNLTGILYFPKVKKDIELQKNKIQLYSRQVFITDEVKDVVPEFLMLLHGVIDSPDIPLNVSRSFLQADSNVKKINSYITKKVADKLSDLYKKDRKEYETKWSDIGLFVKYGMLSDEKFYDKAKDFALLENVDGQYFTFDEYKTKTETLQKDKDGNIIYLYATEPAKQHAFIQSVKKKSYDVLKMDGPLDSHFIGTLEHKMDKTQLKRVDADTVDKLIDKDEKIESVLSDSDKEKAKELFEKSINDKNSTVSVESLAADEMPVIVTMPEFMRRMKDMQRNGGGGMMMMGDFPDQYNVAVNANHPLVSKILKSKKEENKETLARQAYDLALLSQGLLVGEALTQFINRSIEISAE